One window from the genome of Salvia splendens isolate huo1 chromosome 9, SspV2, whole genome shotgun sequence encodes:
- the LOC121747019 gene encoding NAC domain-containing protein 100-like, producing MEETQLPPGFRFHPTDEELITYYLSNKVSDFEFTTRAVADVDLNKCEPWDLPAKASMGGKEWYFFSLRDRKYPTGLRTNRATDAGYWKTTGKDKEIYRGSALVGMKKTLVFYRGRAPKGEKTNWVMHEYRLDTTFKPAKEEWVVCRIFQKTAAVKRPHPSPPDESSPGDIELPSFGMPVSPPQQPDINAMQNYANDGSSVMSWNADAAVNSMPPWPLLSTSLSMNLLLHTALQQQTLPGDGYGFVAQMNVFGRHDFGGSGFNMGSTSGGVESVPQGQLLALPYNVDSNIW from the exons ATGGAGGAAACTCAGCTTCCTCCGGGGTTCAGATTCCACCCTACGGATGAAGAGCTCATCACATACTACCTTAGCAATAAAGTCTCGGATTTCGAATTCACAACTAGGGCTGTTGCTGATGTTGATCTTAACAAGTGTGAGCCTTGGGATCTACCAG CAAAAGCATCAATGGGGGGAAAAGAGTGGTACTTCTTCAGCCTTCGCGACCGGAAGTACCCAACAGGGCTGAGGACGAACCGGGCGACAGACGCCGGGTACTGGAAAACGACGGGAAAAGACAAGGAGATATACCGCGGGAGCGCGCTGGTGGGGATGAAGAAGACTCTCGTGTTCTACCGGGGGCGGGCCCCCAAGGGCGAGAAAACCAACTGGGTGATGCACGAGTACCGCCTCGACACCACCTTCAAGCCCGCCAAGGAGGAATGGGTCGTCTGCCGAATCTTCCAGAAGACCGCCGCCGTCAAGCGCCCACACCCCTCCCCGCCCGACGAATCGTCCCCCGGCGACATCGAGCTTCCCAGCTTCGGCATGCCCGTCTCTCCGCCGCAGCAGCCTGACATCAATGCTATGCAGAATTATGCTAATGATGGTAGTAGCGTGATGAGCTGGAATGCAGATGCGGCGGTTAACTCGATGCCGCCATGGCCGTTGCTCAGCACGAGTCTGTCGATGAATCTGCTGCTGCACACGGCGCTGCAGCAGCAGACTCTGCCGGGGGATGGTTACGGATTCGTGGCGCAGATGAATGTGTTTGGGAGGCATGATTTTGGAGGGTCGGGTTTCAATATGGGTTCGACTTCTGGGGGTGTGGAGTCGGTGCCGCAGGGGCAGCTGCTAGCGTTGCCGTATAATGTGGACTCAAATATTTGGTGA
- the LOC121747018 gene encoding kinesin-like protein KIN-14K, with protein MDRNVKDSARLNSSSSSSRSDGFASVSSNNVKQQACLVEWINSVLPDLHFPANASDNELRDILIDGSVLCRIVNRIKPGSISERDSKSKVERFLSAMDEMGLPRFQVDDLEKGSVKMVLDCLWTLRMHFMMRFSRMDSMNSGWKSVGDRGGSANSTPKEERFRMLSSPPFGEDRRKFLPDTKSLHGMRNSPKMTASVISHSGHKFHEVFQLKQGSYADLPAAKISEMMKSNSLDNAPTQSLLSVVNGILDESMEMKSGAIPHSVVCLLRKVVQEIERRICTQAEHLRTQNNVFKAREEKYQSRIRVLEALATGTSEETQIVMNQLKQIKNDKNKFEEKKVAEEHETWKLVKEKDDLNQAVANLRQELREMNDMTSPINEKHNLNQEVASSGKDHSERSEFNQESEKTRQETRGIQEHEAMKTSELEDKLKETQSLLTESRSRMKELEAMRVEGGGTQQDLERKLMAAVKFSTELRSRVKELEAMDRGTQTAKQELEDRLKEAVSSLDESRSRVKELEAMKVEGGDTQEDFERKFVAAVKLSTELRSRVKELEAMNTEARTTKQKLEDRLKEAVSSLDESRSRVKELEAMRVDGGGTQQDFERKLMAAVKLSTELRSRVKELEAMNIEARTTKQELEDRLKEAVSSLDESRSRVKELEAMRVDGGGTQQDLERKLTAAVKLSTELRSRVKELEAMDTDARTTKQELEDRLKEAVSSLAESRSRVKELEAMRVEGGGTQQELESKLMEDVNLSTELRSQVKELEAMDTDARTTKQELEDKLKEAVSSLDESRSIVKELETMRVEGGGTQQEELERKLMEAVMLSTELRSRVKELEAMDTEARTIKKDLEDRMKEAVSSLDESRSRVKELEANKAKANSTQQELENRLKEAESSLTESRSKVKELEAMKSEAHSTQQELENRLKEAESSLTESRSEVKELQAMKAQGEAAQQDAGNKLKEAQVTLEEWRSRVKELEALSKSKSEWWKKKEQLHQIFTDSQLGALHILRFTYQSIQQEVEKTELYYSEALSDLGAKIKVLADAAKNYHPLLAENRKLHNELQELKGNIRAYCRIRPFLPGQKGKQSIIENIGENGELTVANPAKPGKEGRRSFRFDKVYGISSTQAQVFADTQPLIQSVLDGFNVCIFAYGQTGSGKTYTMTGPDGASEDEWGVNYRALKNLFTIAQDRGTIFQYEVSVQMVEIYNEQVRDLLSNDGQKKLGILTSSQPNGLAVPDASIQQVNTTEEVMKLMDIGLQNRAKSATAMNERSSRSHSIVSIHTRGTELKSGSSLRGSLHLVDLAGSERVDRSEVTGDRLKEAQHINKSLSALGDVVFALSQKSAHVPYRNSKLTQVLQSSLGGHAKTLMFVQLNPDATSFSETLSTLKFAERVSGVELGAAKSSRDSKEVRELTDQIATLKESLAKKDEELGALQKPLRDQKIGVSGERRGPRSMR; from the exons ATGGACCGGAATGTAAAAGACTCAGCTAGATTGAACAGCTCGAGTTCTTCCAGCCGGAGTGATGGTTTTGCATCTGTTTCAAGTAACAATG TGAAGCAGCAGGCATGTTTGGTAGAATGGATAAATTCAGTTCTTCCCGACCTACATTTTCCAGCAAATGCTTCGGATAATGAGCTACGAGACATCCTCATTGATGGATCTGTTCTATGTCGAATAGTAAACAGGATAAAACCTGGCTCTATTTCTGAG CGTGACTCAAAATCAAAAGTCGAAAGATTCTTGTCCGCAATGGATGAAATGGGGTTGCCAAGGTTTCAAGTGGATGACCTTGAAAAG GGATCTGTGAAGATGGTGTTGGACTGCCTCTGGACGCTGCGGATGCATTTCATGATGCGGTTTAGCAGAATGGATTCAATGAACTCGGGATGGAAATCCGTAGGCGATAGGGGGGGAAGTGCTAATAGCACTCCAAAGGAGGAACGCTTTCGGATGCTGTCTTCTCCACCTTTTGGAGAAGACAGGCGGAAGTTTTTACCCGACACAAAATCTCTACACGGAATGCGCAATAGTCCCAAAATGACAG CCTCTGTCATAAGTCACTCTGGCCACAAGTTTCATGAAGTCTTTCAGCTCAAACAAGGGTCTTATGCGGATCTCCCTGCTGCAAAGATCTCGGAAATGATGAAATCGAACAGCTTGGAC AATGCTCCGACTCAATCACTGTTGAGCGTTGTCAACGGCATATTAGACGAGAGCATGGAGATGAAGAGTGGAGCAATACCTCAC AGCGTTGTTTGCCTTCTGAGGAAAGTCGTGCAGGAGATTGAGCGCCGGATATGCACTCAAGCAGAGCACTTGCGCACG CAAAATAACGTATTCAAGGCCCGAGAAGAGAAGTACCAATCCAGAATTCGAGTGCTCGAAGCCCTTGCAACGGGGACTAGCGAAGAAACGCAG ATTGTCATGAATCAACTCAAGCAGATTAAG AATGATAAGAACAAATTTGAGGAGAAAAAGGTGGCGGAAGAGCACGAGACATGGAAACTTGTCAAAGAGAAAGATGACCTCAATCAAGCGGTGGCAAATTTGAGGCAAGAGCTAAGAGAGATGAATGACATGACAAGCCCGATAAATGAGAAACACAACCTTAATCAAGAGGTAGCAAGTTCGGGGAAAGATCATAGTGAAAGAAGTGAGTTTAATCAAGAATCAGAAAAGACGAGGCAGGAGACTAGAGGCATTCAAGAGCACGAGGCAATGAAAACCAGTGAGCTTGAGGATAAACTAAAAGAAACACAAAGCTTATTAACAGAGTCGAGAAGTAGAATGAAGGAGCTTGAGGCAATGAGAGTCGAAGGTGGAGGAACTCAACAAGATCTTGAGAGAAAATTGATGGCAGCTGTGAAGTTTTCGACCGAGTTGAGATCTCGAGTGAAGGAGCTTGAGGCTATGGATAGAGGAACTCAAACCGCTAAACAAGAGCTTGAAGATAGGCTGAAGGAAGCTGTAAGCTCATTAGATGAGTCAAGGTCCAGAGTGAAGGAGCTCGAGGCAATGAAAGTCGAAGGTGGAGACACTCAGGAAgattttgagagaaaatttgtgGCAGCTGTGAAGTTGTCGACAGAGTTGAGATCTCGAGTGAAGGAGCTTGAGGCCATGAACACCGAAGCTCGAACCACTAAACAAAAGCTTGAAGATAGGCTGAAAGAGGCTGTAAGCTCGTTAGATGAGTCAAGGTCCAGAGTGAAAGAGCTCGAGGCAATGAGAGTCGATGGTGGAGGCACTCAACAAGATTTTGAGAGAAAATTGATGGCAGCTGTGAAGTTGTCGACAGAGTTGAGATCCCGAGTGAAGGAGCTTGAGGCTATGAATATAGAAGCTCGAACCACTAAACAAGAGCTTGAAGATAGACTAAAGGAGGCTGTAAGCTCGTTAGATGAGTCGAGGTCTAGAGTGAAAGAGCTCGAGGCAATGAGAGTCGATGGTGGAGGCACTCAACAAGATCTTGAGAGAAAATTGACGGCAGCTGTGAAGTTGTCGACAGAGTTGAGATCTCGAGTGAAGGAGCTTGAGGCTATGGATACAGATGCTCGGACCACTAAACAAGAGCTTGAAGATAGGCTGAAGGAAGCTGTAAGCTCGTTAGCTGAGTCGAGGTCCAGAGTTAAGGAGCTCGAGGCAATGAGAGTCGAAGGTGGAGGCACTCAACAAGAGCTTGAGAGTAAATTGATGGAAGATGTGAACTTGTCAACAGAGTTGAGGTCTCAAGTGAAGGAGCTTGAGGCTATGGATACAGATGCTCGGACCACTAAACAAGAGCTTGAAGATAAGCTGAAGGAAGCTGTAAGCTCGTTAGATGAGTCGAGGTCCATAGTTAAGGAGCTCGAGACAATGAGAGTCGAAGGTGGAGGCACTCAACAAGAAGAGCTTGAGAGAAAATTGATGGAAGCTGTGATGTTGTCAACAGAGTTGAGGTCTCGAGTGAAGGAGCTTGAGGCTATGGATACAGAAGCTCGAACCATTAAAAAAGATCTTGAAGATAGGATGAAGGAAGCTGTAAGCTCGTTAGATGAGTCGAGGTCCAGAGTAAAGGAGCTTGAGGCGAATAAAGCTAAAGCTAACAGCACCCAACAGGAGCTTGAGAATAGGTTGAAGGAAGCTGAAAGCTCGTTAACAGAGTCGAGATCTAAAGTGAAGGAGCTTGAGGCAATGAAATCTGAAGCTCACAGCACTCAACAGGAGCTTGAGAATAGGTTGAAGGAAGCTGAAAGCTCGTTAACAGAGTCGAGATCTGAAGTGAAGGAGCTTCAGGCAATGAAGGCTCAAGGCGAAGCTGCACAACAAGACGCGGGGAACAAATTGAAGGAGGCTCAAGTCACGCTAGAAGAGTGGAGAAGTAGAGTGAAGGAACTTGAGGCattatcaaaatcaaaatccgaATGGTGGAAGAAGAAAGAGCAACTTCACCAAATCTTTACAGATTCACAGCTTGGCGCACTACAT ATACTGAGATTCACGTATCAGTCGATCCAGCAAGAAGTCGAGAAAACAGAGCTATACTATTCAGAAGCGCTCAGTGACTTAG GTGCGAAAATAAAGGTTCTAGCCGACGCAGCAAAGAACTATCATCCACTCCTTGCGGAAAATCGTAAGCTGCACAATGAGTTGCAGGAGCTAAAAG GAAATATTAGAGCATACTGCCGGATAAGACCGTTTCTCCCAGGGCAAAAAGGGAAGCAATCAATTATTGAAAACATTGGTGAAAATGGTGAGCTAACGGTCGCCAACCCCGCCAAACCAGGGAAAGAAGGGCGCCGTTCTTTTAGGTTTGATAAAGTGTATGGCATATCATCAACTCAAG CTCAAGTTTTTGCAGATACTCAGCCATTGATACAATCTGTTCTTGATGGATTTAATGTGTGCATTTTTGCCTATGGTCAGACTGGTTCGGGGAAAACATACACGATG ACTGGTCCAGATGGAGCAAGTGAGGACGAATGGGGGGTCAACTATCGAGCATTGAAGAACCTCTTCACCATCGCACAAGATCGGGGGACCATCTTTCAATACGAGGTTTCTGTTCAGATGGTGGAGATATACAACGAACAAGTCCGCGATTTGCTCTCCAATGATGGCCAAAAAAA ACTTGGGATCTTGACTAGCTCCCAACCAAACGGGCTAGCCGTCCCGGATGCAAGCATTCAGCAAGTCAACACGACCGAAGAAGTGATGAAACTGATGGATATTGGACTGCAGAATAGAGCTAAAAGCGCCACTGCCATGAACGAAAGAAGCAGTCGATCACATAG TATCGTCTCAATTCACACGCGAGGAACGGAATTGAAGAGCGGTTCATCTCTACGAGGCAGTCTTCATTTGGTAGATCTTGCAGGGAGTGAAAGAGTAGACCGCTCAGAGGTTACAGGAGACAGGCTTAAAGAGGCGCAACATATCAACAAATCGCTATCTGCCCTCGGTGATGTCGTCTTTGCTTTGTCGCAGAAGTCTGCTCATGTTCCTTACCGCAACAGCAAGCTCACTCAAGTCCTTCAGAGCTCATTAG GTGGCCATGCAAAGACCCTGATGTTTGTACAGCTTAATCCCGATGCTACTTCTTTTAGTGAAACGTTGAGTACCTTAAAATTTGCTGAGAGGGTGTCGGGAGTCGAGTTGGGTGCAGCAAAGAGCAGCAGAGACAGCAAAGAAGTACGCGAATTGACGGATCAG ATTGCAACTCTTAAAGAGAGTTTAGCTAAGAAAGACGAGGAGTTAGGGGCGCTGCAGAAGCCGCTTAGAGATCAAAAAATTGGAGTTTCTGGAGAGAGAAGGGGTCCTAGATCAATGAG GTAA